In a single window of the Nicotiana tomentosiformis chromosome 10, ASM39032v3, whole genome shotgun sequence genome:
- the LOC104119746 gene encoding F-box/FBD/LRR-repeat protein At1g13570-like isoform X1: MCSCVKIVWRFPHLCILVHFLQVLIGKYCYVMSPEDKKHCCLTLPPDALNNLPENVIDSILMCLPFKDAVRTSVLSNNWRYKWCGLPELTLDEAVWTTKKNLFFHTTEITKIISHILIFHAGPITKFILCVPKSRSCHMIDDLIYFLSKNGIQHLVLELPFRDSPHKLPSSFFKCLQLRHLTLQNCLIIPPPAFKGFDRLIRLELCEVTISSKLLGSLISHCLLLEHLVLHIAYSYSNVVEINAPRLRSFYFAGSIRSIFLKNAPLLEKLLLTDNETGYLGAEKWDIVKFFESFSALEHLCVNMLFAAEAGEIPTRLPFDLNCVKQLYITVDLYDSAEVSCACCLISSFPYLQYMEIQEACCNDGVADHRVELPSDVTFNHLKDVKLIFTSGSIIEMQLAKLLLAKSPVLVRMLIESCRAKGTATVKKLVDELTTFQRASPEAEVVFIKR, from the exons ATGTGCAGTTGTGTCAAGATAGTTTGGAGATTTCCTCATCTTTGTATTCTTGTTCATTTTCTACAGGTTCTTATTGGCAAATATTGTTATGTGATGTCTCCTGAGGACAAAAAGCATTGTTGTCTAACTTTACCTCCCGATGCACTTAACAACCTTCCAGAGAATGTAATTGATTCCATTTTGATGTGTTTGCCTTTTAAAGATGCTGTGAGGACTAGTGTTTTATCAAACAATTGGAGATATAAATGGTGCGGACTTCCAGAGTTGACGCTTGATGAAGCTGTTTGGACAACtaaaaagaatttattttttcATACAACTGAAATTACCAAGATTATTTCCCACATTCTGATATTTCATGCAGGACCGATTACAAAGTTTATCCTCTGTGTTCCTAAGTCGAGAAGCTGTCATATGATTGATGACTTGATATATTTTCTCTCTAAAAATGGCATTCAACATCTTGTTCTTGAACTTCCATTCAGGGATAGCCCACACAAATTGCCTTCTTCATTTTTCAAATGTTTGCAGTTGAGGCATTTGACTCTCCAGAATTGTTTAATAATTCCTCCACCTGCCTTCAAAGGATTTGATAGGTTAATTAGGCTGGAGCTATGTGAAGTTACAATATCTTCCAAGTTGCTTGGAAGTTTAATCTCTCATTGCTTGTTACTCGAGCATTTGGTGCTGCATATCGCATATTCTTATAGCAACGTCGTTGAAATTAATGCTCCCAGGCTGAGATCATTTTACTTTGCAGGCAGTATAAGATCTATCTTTCTAAAGAATGCCCCTCTTCTGGAAAAACTTTTACTTACGGATAATGAAACAGGTTATTTGGGGGCAGAAAAATGGGATATTGTGAAGTTTTTCGAGTCTTTTTCTGCTCTTGAGCATCTCTGCGTGAATATG TTATTTGCTGCAGAAGCAGGTGAAATACCAACAAGGCTTCCCTTTGATCTTAACTGTGTCAAACAGCTTTACATAACTGTTGATCTGTATGACTCGGCTGAGGTTTCATGTGCTTGTTGCTTGATAAGTAGCTTTCCATATTTACAATATATGGAGATTCAG GAGGCTTGTTGTAACGATGGTGTAGCAGATCATCGAGTGGAACTTCCCTCAGACGTGACATTTAATCACCTCAAGGATGTTAAGCTAATATTCACTAGTGGCTCAATTATTGAGATGCAGCTTGCCAAGCTTCTGTTAGCCAAGTCTCCCGTGCTGGTGAGAATGCTAATCGAGTCATGTCGAGCTAAAGGAACTGCAACAGTAAAAAAACTCGTTGATGAGTTAACAACATTTCAGCGTGCATCACCTGAAGCAGAAGTTGTCTTCATCAAACGCTAG
- the LOC104119746 gene encoding F-box/FBD/LRR-repeat protein At1g13570-like isoform X3 — protein MCSCVKIVWRFPHLCILVHFLQVLIGKYCYVMSPEDKKHCCLTLPPDALNNLPENVIDSILMCLPFKDAVRTSVLSNNWRYKWCGLPELTLDEAVWTTKKNLFFHTTEITKIISHILIFHAGPITKFILCVPKSRSCHMIDDLIYFLSKNGIQHLVLELPFRDSPHKLPSSFFKCLQLRHLTLQNCLIIPPPAFKGFDRLIRLELCEVTISSKLLGSLISHCLLLEHLVLHIAYSYSNVVEINAPRLRSFYFAGSIRSIFLKNAPLLEKLLLTDNETGYLGAEKWDIVKFFESFSALEHLCVNMLFAAEAGEIPTRLPFDLNCVKQLYITVDLYDSAEVSCACCLISSFPYLQYMEIQIIEWNFPQT, from the exons ATGTGCAGTTGTGTCAAGATAGTTTGGAGATTTCCTCATCTTTGTATTCTTGTTCATTTTCTACAGGTTCTTATTGGCAAATATTGTTATGTGATGTCTCCTGAGGACAAAAAGCATTGTTGTCTAACTTTACCTCCCGATGCACTTAACAACCTTCCAGAGAATGTAATTGATTCCATTTTGATGTGTTTGCCTTTTAAAGATGCTGTGAGGACTAGTGTTTTATCAAACAATTGGAGATATAAATGGTGCGGACTTCCAGAGTTGACGCTTGATGAAGCTGTTTGGACAACtaaaaagaatttattttttcATACAACTGAAATTACCAAGATTATTTCCCACATTCTGATATTTCATGCAGGACCGATTACAAAGTTTATCCTCTGTGTTCCTAAGTCGAGAAGCTGTCATATGATTGATGACTTGATATATTTTCTCTCTAAAAATGGCATTCAACATCTTGTTCTTGAACTTCCATTCAGGGATAGCCCACACAAATTGCCTTCTTCATTTTTCAAATGTTTGCAGTTGAGGCATTTGACTCTCCAGAATTGTTTAATAATTCCTCCACCTGCCTTCAAAGGATTTGATAGGTTAATTAGGCTGGAGCTATGTGAAGTTACAATATCTTCCAAGTTGCTTGGAAGTTTAATCTCTCATTGCTTGTTACTCGAGCATTTGGTGCTGCATATCGCATATTCTTATAGCAACGTCGTTGAAATTAATGCTCCCAGGCTGAGATCATTTTACTTTGCAGGCAGTATAAGATCTATCTTTCTAAAGAATGCCCCTCTTCTGGAAAAACTTTTACTTACGGATAATGAAACAGGTTATTTGGGGGCAGAAAAATGGGATATTGTGAAGTTTTTCGAGTCTTTTTCTGCTCTTGAGCATCTCTGCGTGAATATG TTATTTGCTGCAGAAGCAGGTGAAATACCAACAAGGCTTCCCTTTGATCTTAACTGTGTCAAACAGCTTTACATAACTGTTGATCTGTATGACTCGGCTGAGGTTTCATGTGCTTGTTGCTTGATAAGTAGCTTTCCATATTTACAATATATGGAGATTCAG ATCATCGAGTGGAACTTCCCTCAGACGTGA
- the LOC104119746 gene encoding F-box/FBD/LRR-repeat protein At1g13570-like isoform X2, giving the protein MSPEDKKHCCLTLPPDALNNLPENVIDSILMCLPFKDAVRTSVLSNNWRYKWCGLPELTLDEAVWTTKKNLFFHTTEITKIISHILIFHAGPITKFILCVPKSRSCHMIDDLIYFLSKNGIQHLVLELPFRDSPHKLPSSFFKCLQLRHLTLQNCLIIPPPAFKGFDRLIRLELCEVTISSKLLGSLISHCLLLEHLVLHIAYSYSNVVEINAPRLRSFYFAGSIRSIFLKNAPLLEKLLLTDNETGYLGAEKWDIVKFFESFSALEHLCVNMLFAAEAGEIPTRLPFDLNCVKQLYITVDLYDSAEVSCACCLISSFPYLQYMEIQEACCNDGVADHRVELPSDVTFNHLKDVKLIFTSGSIIEMQLAKLLLAKSPVLVRMLIESCRAKGTATVKKLVDELTTFQRASPEAEVVFIKR; this is encoded by the exons ATGTCTCCTGAGGACAAAAAGCATTGTTGTCTAACTTTACCTCCCGATGCACTTAACAACCTTCCAGAGAATGTAATTGATTCCATTTTGATGTGTTTGCCTTTTAAAGATGCTGTGAGGACTAGTGTTTTATCAAACAATTGGAGATATAAATGGTGCGGACTTCCAGAGTTGACGCTTGATGAAGCTGTTTGGACAACtaaaaagaatttattttttcATACAACTGAAATTACCAAGATTATTTCCCACATTCTGATATTTCATGCAGGACCGATTACAAAGTTTATCCTCTGTGTTCCTAAGTCGAGAAGCTGTCATATGATTGATGACTTGATATATTTTCTCTCTAAAAATGGCATTCAACATCTTGTTCTTGAACTTCCATTCAGGGATAGCCCACACAAATTGCCTTCTTCATTTTTCAAATGTTTGCAGTTGAGGCATTTGACTCTCCAGAATTGTTTAATAATTCCTCCACCTGCCTTCAAAGGATTTGATAGGTTAATTAGGCTGGAGCTATGTGAAGTTACAATATCTTCCAAGTTGCTTGGAAGTTTAATCTCTCATTGCTTGTTACTCGAGCATTTGGTGCTGCATATCGCATATTCTTATAGCAACGTCGTTGAAATTAATGCTCCCAGGCTGAGATCATTTTACTTTGCAGGCAGTATAAGATCTATCTTTCTAAAGAATGCCCCTCTTCTGGAAAAACTTTTACTTACGGATAATGAAACAGGTTATTTGGGGGCAGAAAAATGGGATATTGTGAAGTTTTTCGAGTCTTTTTCTGCTCTTGAGCATCTCTGCGTGAATATG TTATTTGCTGCAGAAGCAGGTGAAATACCAACAAGGCTTCCCTTTGATCTTAACTGTGTCAAACAGCTTTACATAACTGTTGATCTGTATGACTCGGCTGAGGTTTCATGTGCTTGTTGCTTGATAAGTAGCTTTCCATATTTACAATATATGGAGATTCAG GAGGCTTGTTGTAACGATGGTGTAGCAGATCATCGAGTGGAACTTCCCTCAGACGTGACATTTAATCACCTCAAGGATGTTAAGCTAATATTCACTAGTGGCTCAATTATTGAGATGCAGCTTGCCAAGCTTCTGTTAGCCAAGTCTCCCGTGCTGGTGAGAATGCTAATCGAGTCATGTCGAGCTAAAGGAACTGCAACAGTAAAAAAACTCGTTGATGAGTTAACAACATTTCAGCGTGCATCACCTGAAGCAGAAGTTGTCTTCATCAAACGCTAG
- the LOC104119745 gene encoding uncharacterized protein, whose amino-acid sequence MREEAMILPSFFESFPALEHLHLNCYSVQFLAGKVPKQLLSPLNCLKRLYLSDICLDGVDEASCVLCLIRSSPYLQDIEIQLYDSASGYDYVNGGDCWSRIS is encoded by the exons ATGAGGGAGGAAGCTATGATATTGCCAAGTTTTTTCGAGTCTTTTCCTGCTCTCGAGCATCTCCACTTGAATTGTTATAGTGTCCAG TTCTTAGCAGGCAAAGTACCAAAACAGCTCCTCTCTCCTCTTAACTGTCTTAAACGTCTTTACCTATCTGACATATGTCTAGATGGTGTAGACGAGGCTTCATGTGTTCTTTGCTTGATAAGAAGCTCCCCATATTTACAGGACATTGAAATTCAG TTGTATGATTCAGCTTCTGGGTATGATTATGTTAATGGAGGAGATTGCTGGTCTAGAATCTCGTGA
- the LOC117272930 gene encoding F-box/FBD/LRR-repeat protein At1g13570-like isoform X1, translating into MYSILIVFEIPYLLYTRLFSAGSCWQSFNMMPPPDALSNLPKCVIDEILMRLSLRDAVRTSILSKKWRYNWCTLPQLKLDQTLWKTTKDLTCFTSNFTKIIYHILTLHEGPITQFTLSIPYLEGCPNFDNLIYFLSRNGIQHLVLELQSGNLYKLPSSFFTCSQLRHLSLENCIIHTPPVFKGFERLISLKLSGVTISSELLGSLISHRLFLENLVLENSDISNPVEISAPKLRSFVFIGDIHFIRLKYVPLLSKVSYEPRAFSVEAEHDLAKIFESIPALEHLCWNLHYVKAVDAGPVEFIPTRLPSAFNCLKRLYVSWICLAEFFDLSFALCLIRSSPYLEEIEIEACGTVGDEYYEPVPCGVVDEIPASFSDMTFNRLRTVKLKRVRDIGPEMQLIKVLLAKSPALLRMVIDPRVEEDKKSLKVLAEITKFQRASSKAEVVYNVD; encoded by the exons ATGTACTCTATCCTGATAGTTTTTGAGATTCCTTACCTATTGTATACTCGTTTATTTTCTGCAGGTTCTTGTTGGCAATCATTTAATATGATGCCTCCCCCGGATGCACTTAGCAATCTTCCCAAGTGTGTAATAGATGAAATTTTAATGAGGTTGTCTTTACGAGATGCTGTGAGGACAAGCATCTTATCGAAGAAATGGAGATATAACTGGTGCACACTTCCACAGTTAAAACTTGATCAAACTCTTTGGAAAACTACAAAGGATTTAACATGCTTTACAAGTAACTTTACAAAGATTATCTACCACATTTTGACCCTTCATGAAGGACCAATTACCCAGTTTACCCTCTCAATTCCTTATTTGGAAGGTTGTCCTAATTTTGACAACTTAATATATTTCCTCTCTAGGAATGGCATTCAACATCTTGTTCTTGAACTTCAAAGTGGTAATCTATACAAATTGCCTTCTTCATTTTTCACATGTTCCCAGTTGAGGCATTTGTCTCTCGAAAATTGTATAATACATACTCCACCAGTCTTTAAGGGATTTGAAAGGTTAATTAGCTTAAAACTAAGTGGAGTCACAATTTCTTCTGAATTGCTTGGGAGTTTAATCTCCCATAGACTGTTTCTTGAGAACTTGGTACTGGAAAACTCAGATATATCAAACCCCGTGGAAATTAGTGCTCCCAAGCTGAGGTCTTTTGTCTTCATTGGTGATATACATTTTATACGTCTAAAATATGTCCCTCTTCTTTCCAAAGTTTCATATGAGCCTAGAGCATTTTCTGTAGAGGCAGAACATGATCTCGCCAAGATTTTTGAGTCTATTCCTGCTCTCGAGCATCTCTGCTGGAATCTCCACTATGTCAAG GCCGTGGATGCTGGACCCGTTGAGTTTATACCAACAAGGCTTCCCTCTGCTTTTAACTGTCTTAAACGCCTTTACGTATCTTGGATTTGTCTGGCAGAATTCTTTGATCTTTCATTTGCTCTTTGCTTGATAAGAAGCTCCCCATATTTAGAAGAGATTGAAATTGAG GCATGTGGTACTGTGGGGGACGAGTATTATGAACCTGTGCCATGTGGTGTTGTTGATGAGATTCCTGCAAGCTTCTCAGATATGACATTTAATCGCCTGAGGACAGTTAAGCTTAAACGTGTAAGAGATATAGGGCCTGAAATGCAGCTTATCAAGGTTTTATTGGCCAAGTCTCCGGCGCTGCTGAGAATGGTAATCGACCCCCGTGTAGAAGAAGATAAAAAATCTCTCAAAGTGCTGGCGGAGATAACAAAATTTCAGCGGGCATCATCTAAAGCAGAAGTTGTGTATAATGTAGATTAG
- the LOC117272930 gene encoding F-box/FBD/LRR-repeat protein At1g13570-like isoform X3 has translation MYSILIVFEIPYLLYTRLFSAGSCWQSFNMMPPPDALSNLPKCVIDEILMRLSLRDAVRTSILSKKWRYNWCTLPQLKLDQTLWKTTKDLTCFTSNFTKIIYHILTLHEGPITQFTLSIPYLEGCPNFDNLIYFLSRNGIQHLVLELQSGNLYKLPSSFFTCSQLRHLSLENCIIHTPPVFKGFERLISLKLSGVTISSELLGSLISHRLFLENLVLENSDISNPVEISAPKLRSFVFIGDIHFIRLKYVPLLSKVSYEPRAFSVEAEHDLAKIFESIPALEHLCWNLHYVKACGTVGDEYYEPVPCGVVDEIPASFSDMTFNRLRTVKLKRVRDIGPEMQLIKVLLAKSPALLRMVIDPRVEEDKKSLKVLAEITKFQRASSKAEVVYNVD, from the exons ATGTACTCTATCCTGATAGTTTTTGAGATTCCTTACCTATTGTATACTCGTTTATTTTCTGCAGGTTCTTGTTGGCAATCATTTAATATGATGCCTCCCCCGGATGCACTTAGCAATCTTCCCAAGTGTGTAATAGATGAAATTTTAATGAGGTTGTCTTTACGAGATGCTGTGAGGACAAGCATCTTATCGAAGAAATGGAGATATAACTGGTGCACACTTCCACAGTTAAAACTTGATCAAACTCTTTGGAAAACTACAAAGGATTTAACATGCTTTACAAGTAACTTTACAAAGATTATCTACCACATTTTGACCCTTCATGAAGGACCAATTACCCAGTTTACCCTCTCAATTCCTTATTTGGAAGGTTGTCCTAATTTTGACAACTTAATATATTTCCTCTCTAGGAATGGCATTCAACATCTTGTTCTTGAACTTCAAAGTGGTAATCTATACAAATTGCCTTCTTCATTTTTCACATGTTCCCAGTTGAGGCATTTGTCTCTCGAAAATTGTATAATACATACTCCACCAGTCTTTAAGGGATTTGAAAGGTTAATTAGCTTAAAACTAAGTGGAGTCACAATTTCTTCTGAATTGCTTGGGAGTTTAATCTCCCATAGACTGTTTCTTGAGAACTTGGTACTGGAAAACTCAGATATATCAAACCCCGTGGAAATTAGTGCTCCCAAGCTGAGGTCTTTTGTCTTCATTGGTGATATACATTTTATACGTCTAAAATATGTCCCTCTTCTTTCCAAAGTTTCATATGAGCCTAGAGCATTTTCTGTAGAGGCAGAACATGATCTCGCCAAGATTTTTGAGTCTATTCCTGCTCTCGAGCATCTCTGCTGGAATCTCCACTATGTCAAG GCATGTGGTACTGTGGGGGACGAGTATTATGAACCTGTGCCATGTGGTGTTGTTGATGAGATTCCTGCAAGCTTCTCAGATATGACATTTAATCGCCTGAGGACAGTTAAGCTTAAACGTGTAAGAGATATAGGGCCTGAAATGCAGCTTATCAAGGTTTTATTGGCCAAGTCTCCGGCGCTGCTGAGAATGGTAATCGACCCCCGTGTAGAAGAAGATAAAAAATCTCTCAAAGTGCTGGCGGAGATAACAAAATTTCAGCGGGCATCATCTAAAGCAGAAGTTGTGTATAATGTAGATTAG
- the LOC117272930 gene encoding F-box/FBD/LRR-repeat protein At1g13570-like isoform X4: MMPPPDALSNLPKCVIDEILMRLSLRDAVRTSILSKKWRYNWCTLPQLKLDQTLWKTTKDLTCFTSNFTKIIYHILTLHEGPITQFTLSIPYLEGCPNFDNLIYFLSRNGIQHLVLELQSGNLYKLPSSFFTCSQLRHLSLENCIIHTPPVFKGFERLISLKLSGVTISSELLGSLISHRLFLENLVLENSDISNPVEISAPKLRSFVFIGDIHFIRLKYVPLLSKVSYEPRAFSVEAEHDLAKIFESIPALEHLCWNLHYVKACGTVGDEYYEPVPCGVVDEIPASFSDMTFNRLRTVKLKRVRDIGPEMQLIKVLLAKSPALLRMVIDPRVEEDKKSLKVLAEITKFQRASSKAEVVYNVD, from the exons ATGATGCCTCCCCCGGATGCACTTAGCAATCTTCCCAAGTGTGTAATAGATGAAATTTTAATGAGGTTGTCTTTACGAGATGCTGTGAGGACAAGCATCTTATCGAAGAAATGGAGATATAACTGGTGCACACTTCCACAGTTAAAACTTGATCAAACTCTTTGGAAAACTACAAAGGATTTAACATGCTTTACAAGTAACTTTACAAAGATTATCTACCACATTTTGACCCTTCATGAAGGACCAATTACCCAGTTTACCCTCTCAATTCCTTATTTGGAAGGTTGTCCTAATTTTGACAACTTAATATATTTCCTCTCTAGGAATGGCATTCAACATCTTGTTCTTGAACTTCAAAGTGGTAATCTATACAAATTGCCTTCTTCATTTTTCACATGTTCCCAGTTGAGGCATTTGTCTCTCGAAAATTGTATAATACATACTCCACCAGTCTTTAAGGGATTTGAAAGGTTAATTAGCTTAAAACTAAGTGGAGTCACAATTTCTTCTGAATTGCTTGGGAGTTTAATCTCCCATAGACTGTTTCTTGAGAACTTGGTACTGGAAAACTCAGATATATCAAACCCCGTGGAAATTAGTGCTCCCAAGCTGAGGTCTTTTGTCTTCATTGGTGATATACATTTTATACGTCTAAAATATGTCCCTCTTCTTTCCAAAGTTTCATATGAGCCTAGAGCATTTTCTGTAGAGGCAGAACATGATCTCGCCAAGATTTTTGAGTCTATTCCTGCTCTCGAGCATCTCTGCTGGAATCTCCACTATGTCAAG GCATGTGGTACTGTGGGGGACGAGTATTATGAACCTGTGCCATGTGGTGTTGTTGATGAGATTCCTGCAAGCTTCTCAGATATGACATTTAATCGCCTGAGGACAGTTAAGCTTAAACGTGTAAGAGATATAGGGCCTGAAATGCAGCTTATCAAGGTTTTATTGGCCAAGTCTCCGGCGCTGCTGAGAATGGTAATCGACCCCCGTGTAGAAGAAGATAAAAAATCTCTCAAAGTGCTGGCGGAGATAACAAAATTTCAGCGGGCATCATCTAAAGCAGAAGTTGTGTATAATGTAGATTAG
- the LOC117272930 gene encoding F-box/FBD/LRR-repeat protein At1g13570-like isoform X2 has protein sequence MMPPPDALSNLPKCVIDEILMRLSLRDAVRTSILSKKWRYNWCTLPQLKLDQTLWKTTKDLTCFTSNFTKIIYHILTLHEGPITQFTLSIPYLEGCPNFDNLIYFLSRNGIQHLVLELQSGNLYKLPSSFFTCSQLRHLSLENCIIHTPPVFKGFERLISLKLSGVTISSELLGSLISHRLFLENLVLENSDISNPVEISAPKLRSFVFIGDIHFIRLKYVPLLSKVSYEPRAFSVEAEHDLAKIFESIPALEHLCWNLHYVKAVDAGPVEFIPTRLPSAFNCLKRLYVSWICLAEFFDLSFALCLIRSSPYLEEIEIEACGTVGDEYYEPVPCGVVDEIPASFSDMTFNRLRTVKLKRVRDIGPEMQLIKVLLAKSPALLRMVIDPRVEEDKKSLKVLAEITKFQRASSKAEVVYNVD, from the exons ATGATGCCTCCCCCGGATGCACTTAGCAATCTTCCCAAGTGTGTAATAGATGAAATTTTAATGAGGTTGTCTTTACGAGATGCTGTGAGGACAAGCATCTTATCGAAGAAATGGAGATATAACTGGTGCACACTTCCACAGTTAAAACTTGATCAAACTCTTTGGAAAACTACAAAGGATTTAACATGCTTTACAAGTAACTTTACAAAGATTATCTACCACATTTTGACCCTTCATGAAGGACCAATTACCCAGTTTACCCTCTCAATTCCTTATTTGGAAGGTTGTCCTAATTTTGACAACTTAATATATTTCCTCTCTAGGAATGGCATTCAACATCTTGTTCTTGAACTTCAAAGTGGTAATCTATACAAATTGCCTTCTTCATTTTTCACATGTTCCCAGTTGAGGCATTTGTCTCTCGAAAATTGTATAATACATACTCCACCAGTCTTTAAGGGATTTGAAAGGTTAATTAGCTTAAAACTAAGTGGAGTCACAATTTCTTCTGAATTGCTTGGGAGTTTAATCTCCCATAGACTGTTTCTTGAGAACTTGGTACTGGAAAACTCAGATATATCAAACCCCGTGGAAATTAGTGCTCCCAAGCTGAGGTCTTTTGTCTTCATTGGTGATATACATTTTATACGTCTAAAATATGTCCCTCTTCTTTCCAAAGTTTCATATGAGCCTAGAGCATTTTCTGTAGAGGCAGAACATGATCTCGCCAAGATTTTTGAGTCTATTCCTGCTCTCGAGCATCTCTGCTGGAATCTCCACTATGTCAAG GCCGTGGATGCTGGACCCGTTGAGTTTATACCAACAAGGCTTCCCTCTGCTTTTAACTGTCTTAAACGCCTTTACGTATCTTGGATTTGTCTGGCAGAATTCTTTGATCTTTCATTTGCTCTTTGCTTGATAAGAAGCTCCCCATATTTAGAAGAGATTGAAATTGAG GCATGTGGTACTGTGGGGGACGAGTATTATGAACCTGTGCCATGTGGTGTTGTTGATGAGATTCCTGCAAGCTTCTCAGATATGACATTTAATCGCCTGAGGACAGTTAAGCTTAAACGTGTAAGAGATATAGGGCCTGAAATGCAGCTTATCAAGGTTTTATTGGCCAAGTCTCCGGCGCTGCTGAGAATGGTAATCGACCCCCGTGTAGAAGAAGATAAAAAATCTCTCAAAGTGCTGGCGGAGATAACAAAATTTCAGCGGGCATCATCTAAAGCAGAAGTTGTGTATAATGTAGATTAG